One genomic window of Cricetulus griseus strain 17A/GY chromosome 3, alternate assembly CriGri-PICRH-1.0, whole genome shotgun sequence includes the following:
- the Mrpl17 gene encoding 39S ribosomal protein L17, mitochondrial, whose translation MRLSLAAAVSHGRVYRRLGLGPESRIHLLRNLLTGLVRHERIEASWARVDEMRGYAEKLIDYGKLGDTNERAMRMADFWLTEKDLIPKLFKVLAPRFQDQNGGYTRMLQIPNSKEQDRAKMAVIEYKGNCLPPLPVPRRDSNLTLLNQLLLGLQQDLRHKQEANLHSSHTAQAPKT comes from the exons ATGAGGCTGTCGCTCGCAGCCGCAGTCTCCCACGGCCGCGTCTACCGCCGCTTGGGCCTCGGCCCGGAGTCTCGCATCCACCTGCTGCGGAACTTGCTCACGGGCCTAGTGCGCCACGAACGCATCGAGGCGTCATGGGCACGCGTGGACGAAATGAGGGGCTACGCGGAGAAG CTCATCGACTATGGAAAGCTGGGCGACACCAACGAACGAGCCATGCGCATGGCTGACTTCTGGCTCACG GAGAAGGACTTAATCCCAAAGCTGTTTAAAGTACTAGCGCCTCGGTTCCAGGATCAGAATGGGGGCTACACAAGAATGCTGCAGATCCCAAATAGTAAGGAGCAAGATCGGGCCAAGATGGCAGTGATTGAATATAAAGGGAAttgcctccctcccctgcctgtgCCTCGAAGAGACAGCAACCTTACTCTCCTAAACCAGCTGCTACTGGGACTGCAGCAGGACCTGCGCCATAAACAGGAAGCAAATCTCCACAGCTCCCACACGGCTCAAGCACCAAAGACTTAA